The Deltaproteobacteria bacterium genome window below encodes:
- a CDS encoding HD domain-containing protein: MEKVFVNQLKKGHAVESIFLVREKSLTRTKTGNLYLSLRLADRTGEVEGRIWENALDFGALFAKDDFIKVRAEVDEFQGTLQLRILKLRKCEETEVLLDDFLPRTPLNVEKMFSEIKNIASGVQQPYLQKLLDAFFADEDFVKKFKLAPAAKAVHHVYLGGLLEHTLSVVQLILLVGPRYKGINVDLLITSGILHDIGKVAELTFGRAFDYTDSGRLLGHIILTVEMVDQKIKAIPEFPETLSLFLKHNLLSHHGEYAFGSPKLPMTLEALLLHQIDDLDAKVNGFLGWIEKEKEDPSRWTSYHKLFERFIFKPEPQEG; this comes from the coding sequence ATGGAAAAAGTTTTCGTTAATCAATTGAAAAAAGGCCACGCTGTAGAAAGCATTTTTCTCGTCAGAGAAAAGAGCCTGACCAGAACAAAGACCGGAAACCTCTATCTTTCTCTCCGTCTGGCCGACCGCACGGGAGAGGTCGAAGGACGCATCTGGGAGAACGCTTTGGACTTCGGTGCTCTATTTGCCAAAGACGATTTTATTAAGGTGAGAGCAGAAGTTGATGAATTTCAAGGAACGCTTCAACTGCGCATCCTCAAGTTGAGGAAATGTGAGGAAACCGAGGTTTTACTGGACGATTTTCTTCCGAGGACACCCCTAAATGTCGAAAAAATGTTCTCCGAAATCAAAAACATTGCTTCCGGCGTGCAGCAACCCTATCTGCAAAAGCTTTTAGATGCCTTCTTCGCCGACGAAGATTTCGTAAAAAAATTCAAACTGGCACCGGCGGCGAAGGCGGTTCATCATGTTTACCTTGGAGGTCTATTGGAGCATACCCTTTCCGTCGTTCAACTTATCCTTCTGGTAGGTCCGCGATACAAGGGGATTAATGTGGATCTTCTGATCACCAGTGGAATTCTTCATGACATTGGGAAAGTAGCCGAGCTTACCTTTGGCCGGGCTTTCGATTACACGGACTCGGGGCGACTCCTGGGACATATCATCCTCACCGTAGAAATGGTTGACCAGAAAATAAAGGCCATTCCGGAATTCCCTGAAACCCTCTCGCTTTTCCTGAAGCATAACCTCCTCAGCCATCATGGAGAGTATGCCTTTGGCTCCCCCAAGCTACCCATGACCTTGGAGGCGCTTCTTCTTCACCAGATAGATGACCTGGACGCTAAGGTCAATGGATTTTTAGGTTGGATCGAAAAGGAAAAGGAGGATCCTTCCCGATGGACCTCTTACCATAAGCTTTTTGAACGCTTCATCTTCAAACCTGAGCCACAAGAAGGATAA
- a CDS encoding LEA type 2 family protein has protein sequence MKRPGKIIAIGFLFLLPSCLSLFLEKPTFTLKEIEIKRISFQEIDFLLGIEVQNPNSFDLKLRALEYTVYLSDQEVGKGRLEKEITIVKSASTLVPVPLQTNLKSLGNPLALILAGKDLRYKIEGAAIIKASMGSTTVPFSKSGEIKLKK, from the coding sequence ATGAAACGCCCGGGTAAGATAATTGCCATCGGATTTTTATTCTTGCTGCCCTCTTGCCTCAGCTTGTTTCTGGAAAAGCCCACCTTCACTTTGAAGGAAATCGAGATCAAGCGCATCTCCTTCCAGGAGATCGATTTCCTTTTGGGCATTGAGGTGCAAAACCCGAATTCGTTTGATTTGAAGCTGCGAGCCCTGGAATACACGGTCTATCTCAGCGATCAGGAAGTGGGAAAAGGTCGTCTGGAAAAAGAAATTACAATCGTTAAATCGGCTTCCACCCTCGTTCCGGTTCCTTTGCAAACGAACTTAAAAAGCCTGGGCAACCCCTTGGCCCTTATCCTGGCGGGCAAGGATTTGCGGTATAAAATCGAGGGGGCAGCAATCATCAAGGCTAGTATGGGCAGCACCACCGTCCCCTTCTCCAAAAGCGGTGAAATCAAATTAAAAAAATAG